One Panicum virgatum strain AP13 chromosome 3N, P.virgatum_v5, whole genome shotgun sequence DNA segment encodes these proteins:
- the LOC120665472 gene encoding uncharacterized protein LOC120665472: protein MLAAIHRRVLALPAGALAAAFSSPTAADPAVSHLISRCGLSPVAAARAAPLVRLASPGAAEQVDAVLALLRRYGFSDADISATVRKLPTVLVSKPAKTLQPKLDFFVSVGVSAPLLPRLIALNPILLHRSVQDHLAPLFATLREVLGGSDDRAITALRQMPFIARCQPKACLLRVVPLLRDVLGLSADQVANLVALQPAVIMQSPDRINEIVDAARRVGVEPGSPMFMYVFAVFSKMKAPTLESKVALFRRLGLDDDSITQMIRRYPGSLSISEKKISEIVGFLTGKAGLSLEDIVLYPTMLVRSLAAHSRRCAVFAVLRRAGKQSGQYRLPVALVSSEKRFLEVYVLPHADELPDLLRAMKGEIPFEGFDASKEKPKLASKKMMSA from the coding sequence ATGCTCGCCGCCATCCACCGCCGCGTCCTCGCCCTCCCGGccggcgccctcgccgccgccttctcctcacccaccgccgccgaccctgcGGTCTCCCACCTGATCTCCCGCTGCGGCCTCTCGCCCGTAGCCGCGGCTCGCGCGGCGCCCTTGGTCCGCCTCGCCTCCCCGGGCGCCGCCGAGCAGGTGGACGCCGTCCTTGCGCTTCTCCGCCGCTACGGCTTTTCGGATGCCGACATCTCGGCCACCGTCCGCAAGCTCCCCACCGTGCTCGTCTCCAAACCGGCCAAGACGCTGCAGCCCAAGCTCGACTTCTTCGTCTCCGTCGGCGTCTCCGCGCCGCTCCTGCCGCGACTCATCGCGCTCAACCCTATCCTCCTCCACCGCAGCGTCCAGGACCACCTGGCCCCGTTGTTCGCGACCCTCCGCGAGGTGCTTGGCGGCTCCGACGACCGCGCCATCACCGCGCTCCGCCAGATGCCGTTCATCGCCCGCTGCCAGCCGAAGGCCTGTCTCCTCCGCGTGGTGCCTCTCCTCCGCGACGTCCTCGGCCTGTCCGCCGACCAGGTAGCCAACCTCGTCGCTCTCCAGCCCGCCGTCATCATGCAGAGCCCCGACCGCATCAACGAGATCGTCGACGCAGCCAGACGCGTCGGCGTTGAGCCTGGGAGCCCAATGTTCATGTACGTCTTCGCCGTCTTCTCCAAGATGAAGGCCCCCACGCTGGAGAGCAAGGTCGCGCTGTTTCGGCGCCTCGGCTTGGACGACGACAGCATCACTCAGATGATCCGGCGGTACCCGGGCTCGTTGTCGATATCCGAGAAGAAGATCTCGGAGATCGTCGGGTTCCTGACCGGCAAGGCGGGGCTGAGCCTGGAGGACATCGTGCTCTACCCGACCATGCTCGTGCGGAGCCTGGCGGCCCACTCCCGGAGGTGCGCCGTGTTTGCCGTGCTCAGGAGGGCGGGGAAGCAGTCAGGGCAGTACCGGCTGCCCGTGGCGCTTGTGTCCTCCGAGAAGCGGTTCCTTGAGGTGTACGTGCTGCCGCACGCCGACGAGCTCCCCGATTTGCTCCGGGCAATGAAAGGCGAGATCCCGTTCGAGGGATTCGATGCGTCGAAGGAGAAACCAAAGCtggcaagcaagaagatgatgagCGCGTGA